A single genomic interval of Lewinellaceae bacterium harbors:
- a CDS encoding fibronectin type III domain-containing protein produces the protein MSKPILFFTLMLALMGAQCGSPATEETASQPEAEAEPDSWAPFESASIRFEQNATDGDFEVVLEVTGADEGLTRLKVVSPAGDMLVDFTSHGDESMGMRKFVMESPEPDDMESMEKAFPEGAYQITGIDTEDSGFKAEATLSHQLPATASFQNPAPEAEDVPIKGMVVKWGPVEGVSEYIVEVEAEGEGMNASIAATLPGSAQSFAVPDGFLQPGAEYKVAIGTVSEAGNRSFVETTFSTAGGEEGEEE, from the coding sequence GCCAATCCTGTTTTTTACCCTGATGCTTGCCCTGATGGGCGCACAGTGTGGTTCCCCAGCAACTGAGGAAACTGCCTCTCAACCGGAAGCCGAAGCGGAACCCGATTCCTGGGCCCCCTTTGAATCTGCCAGCATCCGCTTCGAGCAAAACGCCACGGACGGCGACTTCGAGGTGGTCCTCGAAGTAACCGGCGCCGATGAAGGCCTGACTCGGCTCAAAGTGGTTTCCCCCGCCGGAGATATGCTCGTCGACTTCACCTCCCACGGCGATGAAAGCATGGGCATGCGGAAATTCGTCATGGAGTCTCCGGAACCCGATGATATGGAAAGCATGGAAAAGGCCTTTCCGGAAGGCGCCTACCAAATTACCGGCATCGATACCGAAGACAGCGGCTTCAAAGCGGAGGCCACCCTCAGCCACCAACTGCCGGCCACGGCTTCTTTCCAGAACCCAGCCCCGGAGGCTGAAGATGTGCCCATCAAAGGCATGGTGGTCAAATGGGGCCCGGTAGAGGGCGTTTCGGAATACATTGTAGAGGTGGAAGCCGAAGGAGAGGGAATGAATGCCAGTATTGCTGCCACGTTGCCTGGCTCGGCACAGTCTTTTGCAGTACCTGATGGCTTCCTGCAGCCCGGCGCCGAATACAAAGTGGCCATCGGCACGGTGTCGGAGGCCGGCAACCGGTCTTTTGTGGAGACTACATTTTCGACGGCTGGAGGAGAAGAGGGGGAGGAGGAGTAA
- a CDS encoding DUF1080 domain-containing protein — protein sequence MPIILFTAIASSFALYSCHSGPDKAPASAAEATAEEPAAPEWISLFDGSSTQGWRGFNRETLPENWVIEDGTLKSQNAGGEEGNDIVYGAKEFGDFELSLEWKISEGGNSGILYHVLEGEQYEFPYETGPEYQLIDDIGFPEKIEDWQQVGADYAMYPADPAKKIVKKAGEWNASRIVFTQEKAEYWLNGQKVVEFVPWSDDWTERRNSGKWDDYPDYGNAKKGLIALQDHGSFIWFRNIKIREL from the coding sequence ATACCGATTATTCTATTTACAGCAATTGCATCTTCCTTTGCCCTGTACTCCTGCCATTCGGGCCCGGACAAGGCGCCTGCATCTGCAGCGGAAGCCACAGCGGAAGAACCGGCGGCACCGGAATGGATCAGCCTTTTTGATGGCTCCTCCACTCAAGGATGGCGGGGCTTTAACCGGGAAACCCTGCCGGAAAACTGGGTAATCGAAGACGGCACGCTCAAATCTCAAAATGCAGGAGGCGAGGAAGGCAATGATATTGTCTACGGAGCAAAAGAGTTCGGGGATTTTGAACTATCCCTGGAATGGAAAATCTCGGAAGGCGGCAACAGCGGCATCCTCTATCATGTGCTGGAAGGGGAACAATACGAATTCCCCTACGAAACCGGGCCTGAATACCAGTTGATCGACGACATCGGGTTTCCCGAAAAAATAGAAGACTGGCAGCAGGTGGGCGCCGATTATGCCATGTATCCCGCCGACCCGGCAAAGAAGATCGTCAAAAAGGCCGGCGAGTGGAATGCCTCGCGGATTGTCTTTACCCAAGAAAAGGCCGAATACTGGCTCAACGGGCAAAAAGTTGTGGAATTCGTGCCCTGGTCAGACGACTGGACAGAGCGGCGCAATTCTGGCAAATGGGACGATTACCCCGATTACGGAAACGCAAAAAAGGGCTTGATCGCCCTGCAGGACCACGGCAGCTTCATCTGGTTCAGGAATATTAAGATCAGGGAGTTGTAG